The following are encoded in a window of Vespa crabro chromosome 2, iyVesCrab1.2, whole genome shotgun sequence genomic DNA:
- the LOC124421968 gene encoding R3H domain-containing protein 1 isoform X1, producing the protein MLSNEVKTKGSYEKQNLCITHSPLPTELLFLANLSSIISFNRSRILERRQNNKREVPSIVVHKGSRSQGRPESPTVVVRGGMPSLPSSRQGLVLGGSTAAYTSASGSDMIDGNANPTVGSNPAPNSHHRPTPSCPPDKLDTESKNFRNRTSTKVKLLVRSHAIGESTSPPREPHNSPSSPHSAQSVETEKKFTSSLSPNSNNSKLNNNEPMFNSNLCTTQSPKQMRNTATSPTCRVPSRNGQSSPSQVHSPKNIISPTNGNNKSDNNHRSKLSSGSNIIQKCNNCVKNNQNERPGLLQTPVSPSKTGQALQHSPKSTNLAPNAQNNQQRSDQRRPNTLNICNNQCSAQCGNTLSVSRPSSRHKLRHQNSSQGSFDSASPCLSRDSSTELYTDSTGIDLEQFIAETINRNQKDRTVLLKIEKELIEFAKDRQKLCHKFPNMSSYNRMLVHRVAAYFGMEHNVDQTGLSVIVTRTKNMRIPDTRFKEHIRDDLILSEEPRRSILKRDSNSFEDSFNFKSPDRLSGDYCRRSKSFEERQEQYERTRRRIFKGSSGDSNEVASWQYWSSSESSDASARYRLLYPSDHASRQTRLLKGESLDTRESYRAEVVRPSVSKSSSFDGYTRGMLSRGDSVTSTHSAGARLMKQDSGASVCSRLSPSSSGYKSQSQRSDATISPSPSPSPVAAMTCSHTQVSSQDLASPESSNQTVMWAITSLSSVPPGSIIINPQTNQPYTNADGSIYRFDPENPPKFFSTENENNGHQATTNKHNEMSEPTKAARQNESKSESKKRSKSNNNNNNNHNNNNNGGNGTPPTTTTTTTTTTTTTSAHVTNTATSPSLPFTPPPPPPPPPPPPPVLTQQQNTPVQQQQTLVKPSTTVQTCSHNQTAQPYANYVPTSEPYNQGVYQSPGIGQQQAVMMSTSHPTQGQANMPNNGQNEVAFNQNPPVYANYGGVPVQQGSMPQSNEVSDLSGYFVGMNIYDQRGAGDNHSTPPHTYPQPPPSSNQTMQNVQTMQPNYWQPPPNQIPPQQTMYFVPPPGTTISVGQNPGDRQQLHQQQRFTPNYAFNAQTMTPPSQSNANYMSSYPVSYNSVPAVAPAPADYTYQPSVHMVPTYYPPPGQQPMQPPPVMYRVPTPPNTPISNQMPGVPLMYVNSGSYAPPTMVSGGTFGHQVAHNGTSPAPPGTYMTPALVPNLVFRQNVPVVTGVRASTPGSSQRASRSPTPAHELFGGGSGDRNAQPQPRYPLPMYQGVHIVQGDMRLMHPGVSANPRLPYAPVPSPPVVQGCPRPYRPPSYSSNTSGGGTPTSFDGRNQKIRKQRSKVATLPPINARPNIYQTPSMPSLSSNVPKDIREDRYGECAGEGGSCFREQAHESAESWSFSR; encoded by the exons ATGCTCTCCAATGAAGTAAAGACCAAGGGATCCTATGAAAAGCAAAATCTTTGCATAACGCACTCTCCCCTACCTACCGAGCTTCTTTTTTTAGCTAATCTATCTTCTATTATCTCTTTCAACCGATCGCGTATATTAGAAAGGCgacaaaataacaaaagagaag TACCGAGCATAGTGGTGCATAAAGGAAGCAGGTCGCAAGGTCGACCTGAGAGTCCAACTGTGGTGGTACGCGGAGGAATGCCCTCGTTGCCGTCCTCCAGGCAAGGCCTCGTCCTCGGTGGCTCCACTGCAGCTTATACAAGTGCCTCGGGCTCGGATATGATAGACGGGAATGCCAACCCCACCGTCGGCAGCAATCCCGCACCGAACTCTCATCACCGTCCCACGCCATCCTGCCCACCTGATAAATTGGATACCGAGAGCAAGAACTTTCGGAATAGG ACGAGTACGAAAGTGAAACTGTTGGTCAGAAGTCATGCTATAGGAGAATCAACGTCTCCACCGAGAGAACCGCACAATAGTCCGTCTTCACCGCACAGCGCTCAGTCGGtcgaaacagagaaaaaattcACGAGTAGCCTCTCGCCAAACTCAAACAATTCAAAGCTTAACAACAACGAGCCGATGTTCAACAGCAATCTCTGTACGACCCAGTCACCTAAGCAAATGCGTAACACGGCTACTTCGCCCACTTGTCGAGTTCCATCGCGAAATG GTCAATCTAGTCCCTCTCAGGTACATTCACCAAAGAACATCATCTCTCCGACGAACGGTAATAATAAGTCGGATAATAATCATCGTTCGAAGTTATCATCGGGCTCGAATATCATACAGAAATGCAATAATTGCGTGAAAAACAATCAGAACGAGAGACCGGGTTTGTTACAAACCCCGGTCTCTCCGTCGAAGACAGGCCAGGCACTCCAGCATTCACCGAAAAGTACGAATTTGGCACCGAATGCGCAGAACAATCAACAGAGATCGGATCAACGAAGGCCGAACACTCTTAACATATGCAACAACCAATGTTCGGCACAATGCGGTAATACACTTTCCGTAAGCAGGCCGAGCTCGAGACATAAGCTCAGGCATCAGAATTCGTCACAGGGTAGCTTCGACAGTGCATCACCGTGTTTATCTCGAG ATAGTAGTACCGAGTTGTACACAGACAGTACCGGTATCGACCTTGAACAGTTCATCGCAGAGACGATAAATCGTAATCAAAAGGATCGTACTGTCTTATTAAAGATCGAGAAAGAATTAATCGAATTTGCTAAGGATAGACAAAAGCTCTGTCATAAGTTCCCAAATATGTCATCGTACAACAGAATGTTGGTACACAGAGTGGCGGCTTATTTCGGTATGGAACATAACGTAGATCAAACGGGACTTAGCGTGATCGTAACAAGAACTAAAAACATGCGAATACCTGACACACGTTTCAAGGAACATATCAGGgacgatttaatattatccGAGGAACCACGTAGGAGTATACTTAAAAGAGATTCGAATTCGTTTGAAGATagtttcaattttaaatcgcCCGATAGATTGTCGGGTGATTATTGTCGACGTAGCAAGAGTTTCGAGGAACGACAGGAACAATACGAAAGGACAAGGCGGAGGATATTCAAAGGGAGTAGCGGAGATAGCAACGAAGTTGCTTCCTGGCAATATTGGTCTTCGTCCGAAAGTTCCGATGCCTCCGCTAGGTATCGCTTATTATATCCTTCGGATCATGCGAGCag ACAAACTCGATTGCTGAAAGGTGAATCCCTCGATACGAGAGAATCTTACCGTGCTGAAGTTGTACGACCTTCGGTTTCTAAATCGTCCAGTTTTGACGGCTATACGAGAGGCATGCTATCAAGAGGGGACAGCGTAACGTCCACCCATAGTGCTGGAGCTCGTCTCATGAAACAAG ATTCGGGTGCAAGCGTGTGTTCCCGTTTAAGCCCATCCAGTAGCGGGTATAAATCTCAAAGTCAACGCAGCGACGCTACGATCTCACCATCCCCATCGCCGTCGCCTGTGGCAGCAATGACATGTAGTCATACTCAAGTATCTAGTCAGGATCTAGCTTCTCCGGAATCAAGCAATCAAACGGTAATGTGGGCTATTACCAGTCTATCCAGTGTACCACCTGGTAGCATCATCATTAATCCTCAAACGAATCAACCGTATACGAATGCCGACGGTTCAATATATCGTTTTGATCCGGAAAATCCACCAAAGTTCTTTTCAacggaaaatgaaaataacggcCATCAGGCAACTACTAACAAACATAACGAAATGTCTGAACCAACCAAAGCTGCCAGACAGAACGAATCCAAGAGTGAAAGTAAAAAACGTTcgaaatctaataataataataataataatcataataataataacaatggtgGTAATGGTACACcaccaacaacaacgacgacgacgacgacgacgacgacgacgacgagtgcTCACGTGACGAATACCGCAACGTCACCTAGTTTGCCATTTActccaccgccaccaccacctccacctccaccacccCCACCAGTTTTAACGCAACAACAAAACACGCCTGTTCAGCAGCAACAAACTCTAGTCAAGCCGTCCACGACGGTGCAAACGTGTAGTCATAATCAAACAGCACAACCGTACGCGAATTATGTACCTACCTCAGAACCGTACAACCAAGGTGTCTATCAATCACCTGGAATAGGACAGCAACAGGCTGTAATGATGTCGACCTCTCATCCTACTCAGGGTCAAGCTAATATGCCGAACAATGGTCAAAATGAGGTTGCGTTCAACCAAAATCCTCCTGTTTATGCCAATTACGGTGGTGTGCCTGTTCAGCAAGGATCGATGCCACAATCTAAC GAGGTATCCGATTTATCCGGATATTTCGTTGGTATGAATATCTACGATCAACGTGGCGCAGGCGATAATCATTCGACGCCACCGCATACCTATCCTCAACCACCCCCATCTTCCAATCAAACTATGCAAAATGTGCAGACGATGCAACCTAATTATTGGCAACCTCCGCCAAACCAAATACCG CCACAGCAAACGATGTACTTTGTCCCACCACCAGGAACGACGATCTCAGTAGGACAAAATCCAGGTGATAGACAACAACTACATCAGCAGCAAAGATTTACACCGAATTACGCTTTTAATGCACAAACTATGACGCCGCCGAGTCAATCGAATG CAAATTATATGAGCAGCTATCCGGTATCTTACAACTCGGTCCCTGCTGTCGCTCCAGCACCAGCCGATTATACTTATCAACCGTCAGTACATATGGTTCCAACGTATTACCCACCACCAGGGCAACAGCCTATGCAACCACCACCAGTTATGTACAGGGTGCCTACACCACCGAATACTCCGATATCGAAtcag ATGCCCGGAGTGCCGTTGATGTATGTCAACTCCGGCAGTTACGCACCACCAACTATGGTATCTGGTGGGACCTTTGGACATCAGGTAGCACATAATGGTACATCCCCTGCGCCACCTGGTACTTACATGACTCCTGCGCTGGTTCCAAATCTTGTTTTTAGGCAAAACGTTCCT GTTGTCACTGGTGTTCGAGCTTCGACACCAGGTAGCTCTCAAAGAGCAAGCAGGTCACCTACTCCGGCGCACGAACTGTTCGGTGGTGGAAGTGGGGACAGAAACGCACAACCTCAACCACGCTACCCACTGCCAATGTATCAGGGTGTCCATATCGTGCAAG GAGATATGAGACTGATGCATCCAGGAGTATCTGCTAATCCTCGGTTACCATACGCACCGGTACCATCACCACCTGTTGTTCAAGGTTGCCCACGGCCATATCGACCACCCTCTTATTCATCGAACACCTCAGGCGGTGGTACGCCTACTTCGTTCGATGGAAGAAATCAAAAGATTCGAAAACAGAG GTCCAAGGTAGCAACTTTACCACCGATCAATGCACGGCCCAATATTTATCAGACTCCTTCCATGCCATCGCTCTCGTCCAATGTACCGAAGGATATCAGAGAAG ATCGATACGGCGAATGTGCTGGAGAGGGTGGTTCCTGCTTTCGCGAGCAAGCTCACGAGTCCGCAGAGTCTTGGTCTTTCTCGAGATAA
- the LOC124421968 gene encoding R3H domain-containing protein 1 isoform X2, with protein MLSNEVKTKGSYEKQNLCITHSPLPTELLFLANLSSIISFNRSRILERRQNNKREVPSIVVHKGSRSQGRPESPTVVVRGGMPSLPSSRQGLVLGGSTAAYTSASGSDMIDGNANPTVGSNPAPNSHHRPTPSCPPDKLDTESKNFRNRTSTKVKLLVRSHAIGESTSPPREPHNSPSSPHSAQSVETEKKFTSSLSPNSNNSKLNNNEPMFNSNLCTTQSPKQMRNTATSPTCRVPSRNGQSSPSQVHSPKNIISPTNGNNKSDNNHRSKLSSGSNIIQKCNNCVKNNQNERPGLLQTPVSPSKTGQALQHSPKSTNLAPNAQNNQQRSDQRRPNTLNICNNQCSAQCGNTLSVSRPSSRHKLRHQNSSQGSFDSASPCLSRDSSTELYTDSTGIDLEQFIAETINRNQKDRTVLLKIEKELIEFAKDRQKLCHKFPNMSSYNRMLVHRVAAYFGMEHNVDQTGLSVIVTRTKNMRIPDTRFKEHIRDDLILSEEPRRSILKRDSNSFEDSFNFKSPDRLSGDYCRRSKSFEERQEQYERTRRRIFKGSSGDSNEVASWQYWSSSESSDASARYRLLYPSDHASRQTRLLKGESLDTRESYRAEVVRPSVSKSSSFDGYTRGMLSRGDSVTSTHSAGARLMKQDSGASVCSRLSPSSSGYKSQSQRSDATISPSPSPSPVAAMTCSHTQVSSQDLASPESSNQTVMWAITSLSSVPPGSIIINPQTNQPYTNADGSIYRFDPENPPKFFSTENENNGHQATTNKHNEMSEPTKAARQNESKSESKKRSKSNNNNNNNHNNNNNGGNGTPPTTTTTTTTTTTTTSAHVTNTATSPSLPFTPPPPPPPPPPPPPVLTQQQNTPVQQQQTLVKPSTTVQTCSHNQTAQPYANYVPTSEPYNQGVYQSPGIGQQQAVMMSTSHPTQGQANMPNNGQNEVAFNQNPPVYANYGGVPVQQGSMPQSNEVSDLSGYFVGMNIYDQRGAGDNHSTPPHTYPQPPPSSNQTMQNVQTMQPNYWQPPPNQIPPQQTMYFVPPPGTTISVGQNPGDRQQLHQQQRFTPNYAFNAQTMTPPSQSNANYMSSYPVSYNSVPAVAPAPADYTYQPSVHMVPTYYPPPGQQPMQPPPVMYRVPTPPNTPISNQMPGVPLMYVNSGSYAPPTMVSGGTFGHQVAHNGTSPAPPGTYMTPALVPNLVFRQNVPVVTGVRASTPGSSQRASRSPTPAHELFGGGSGDRNAQPQPRYPLPMYQGVHIVQGDMRLMHPGVSANPRLPYAPVPSPPVVQGCPRPYRPPSYSSNTSGGGTPTSFDGRNQKIRKQRSKVATLPPINARPNIYQTPSMPSLSSNVPKDIREGTVKVTITRRNQLVQY; from the exons ATGCTCTCCAATGAAGTAAAGACCAAGGGATCCTATGAAAAGCAAAATCTTTGCATAACGCACTCTCCCCTACCTACCGAGCTTCTTTTTTTAGCTAATCTATCTTCTATTATCTCTTTCAACCGATCGCGTATATTAGAAAGGCgacaaaataacaaaagagaag TACCGAGCATAGTGGTGCATAAAGGAAGCAGGTCGCAAGGTCGACCTGAGAGTCCAACTGTGGTGGTACGCGGAGGAATGCCCTCGTTGCCGTCCTCCAGGCAAGGCCTCGTCCTCGGTGGCTCCACTGCAGCTTATACAAGTGCCTCGGGCTCGGATATGATAGACGGGAATGCCAACCCCACCGTCGGCAGCAATCCCGCACCGAACTCTCATCACCGTCCCACGCCATCCTGCCCACCTGATAAATTGGATACCGAGAGCAAGAACTTTCGGAATAGG ACGAGTACGAAAGTGAAACTGTTGGTCAGAAGTCATGCTATAGGAGAATCAACGTCTCCACCGAGAGAACCGCACAATAGTCCGTCTTCACCGCACAGCGCTCAGTCGGtcgaaacagagaaaaaattcACGAGTAGCCTCTCGCCAAACTCAAACAATTCAAAGCTTAACAACAACGAGCCGATGTTCAACAGCAATCTCTGTACGACCCAGTCACCTAAGCAAATGCGTAACACGGCTACTTCGCCCACTTGTCGAGTTCCATCGCGAAATG GTCAATCTAGTCCCTCTCAGGTACATTCACCAAAGAACATCATCTCTCCGACGAACGGTAATAATAAGTCGGATAATAATCATCGTTCGAAGTTATCATCGGGCTCGAATATCATACAGAAATGCAATAATTGCGTGAAAAACAATCAGAACGAGAGACCGGGTTTGTTACAAACCCCGGTCTCTCCGTCGAAGACAGGCCAGGCACTCCAGCATTCACCGAAAAGTACGAATTTGGCACCGAATGCGCAGAACAATCAACAGAGATCGGATCAACGAAGGCCGAACACTCTTAACATATGCAACAACCAATGTTCGGCACAATGCGGTAATACACTTTCCGTAAGCAGGCCGAGCTCGAGACATAAGCTCAGGCATCAGAATTCGTCACAGGGTAGCTTCGACAGTGCATCACCGTGTTTATCTCGAG ATAGTAGTACCGAGTTGTACACAGACAGTACCGGTATCGACCTTGAACAGTTCATCGCAGAGACGATAAATCGTAATCAAAAGGATCGTACTGTCTTATTAAAGATCGAGAAAGAATTAATCGAATTTGCTAAGGATAGACAAAAGCTCTGTCATAAGTTCCCAAATATGTCATCGTACAACAGAATGTTGGTACACAGAGTGGCGGCTTATTTCGGTATGGAACATAACGTAGATCAAACGGGACTTAGCGTGATCGTAACAAGAACTAAAAACATGCGAATACCTGACACACGTTTCAAGGAACATATCAGGgacgatttaatattatccGAGGAACCACGTAGGAGTATACTTAAAAGAGATTCGAATTCGTTTGAAGATagtttcaattttaaatcgcCCGATAGATTGTCGGGTGATTATTGTCGACGTAGCAAGAGTTTCGAGGAACGACAGGAACAATACGAAAGGACAAGGCGGAGGATATTCAAAGGGAGTAGCGGAGATAGCAACGAAGTTGCTTCCTGGCAATATTGGTCTTCGTCCGAAAGTTCCGATGCCTCCGCTAGGTATCGCTTATTATATCCTTCGGATCATGCGAGCag ACAAACTCGATTGCTGAAAGGTGAATCCCTCGATACGAGAGAATCTTACCGTGCTGAAGTTGTACGACCTTCGGTTTCTAAATCGTCCAGTTTTGACGGCTATACGAGAGGCATGCTATCAAGAGGGGACAGCGTAACGTCCACCCATAGTGCTGGAGCTCGTCTCATGAAACAAG ATTCGGGTGCAAGCGTGTGTTCCCGTTTAAGCCCATCCAGTAGCGGGTATAAATCTCAAAGTCAACGCAGCGACGCTACGATCTCACCATCCCCATCGCCGTCGCCTGTGGCAGCAATGACATGTAGTCATACTCAAGTATCTAGTCAGGATCTAGCTTCTCCGGAATCAAGCAATCAAACGGTAATGTGGGCTATTACCAGTCTATCCAGTGTACCACCTGGTAGCATCATCATTAATCCTCAAACGAATCAACCGTATACGAATGCCGACGGTTCAATATATCGTTTTGATCCGGAAAATCCACCAAAGTTCTTTTCAacggaaaatgaaaataacggcCATCAGGCAACTACTAACAAACATAACGAAATGTCTGAACCAACCAAAGCTGCCAGACAGAACGAATCCAAGAGTGAAAGTAAAAAACGTTcgaaatctaataataataataataataatcataataataataacaatggtgGTAATGGTACACcaccaacaacaacgacgacgacgacgacgacgacgacgacgacgagtgcTCACGTGACGAATACCGCAACGTCACCTAGTTTGCCATTTActccaccgccaccaccacctccacctccaccacccCCACCAGTTTTAACGCAACAACAAAACACGCCTGTTCAGCAGCAACAAACTCTAGTCAAGCCGTCCACGACGGTGCAAACGTGTAGTCATAATCAAACAGCACAACCGTACGCGAATTATGTACCTACCTCAGAACCGTACAACCAAGGTGTCTATCAATCACCTGGAATAGGACAGCAACAGGCTGTAATGATGTCGACCTCTCATCCTACTCAGGGTCAAGCTAATATGCCGAACAATGGTCAAAATGAGGTTGCGTTCAACCAAAATCCTCCTGTTTATGCCAATTACGGTGGTGTGCCTGTTCAGCAAGGATCGATGCCACAATCTAAC GAGGTATCCGATTTATCCGGATATTTCGTTGGTATGAATATCTACGATCAACGTGGCGCAGGCGATAATCATTCGACGCCACCGCATACCTATCCTCAACCACCCCCATCTTCCAATCAAACTATGCAAAATGTGCAGACGATGCAACCTAATTATTGGCAACCTCCGCCAAACCAAATACCG CCACAGCAAACGATGTACTTTGTCCCACCACCAGGAACGACGATCTCAGTAGGACAAAATCCAGGTGATAGACAACAACTACATCAGCAGCAAAGATTTACACCGAATTACGCTTTTAATGCACAAACTATGACGCCGCCGAGTCAATCGAATG CAAATTATATGAGCAGCTATCCGGTATCTTACAACTCGGTCCCTGCTGTCGCTCCAGCACCAGCCGATTATACTTATCAACCGTCAGTACATATGGTTCCAACGTATTACCCACCACCAGGGCAACAGCCTATGCAACCACCACCAGTTATGTACAGGGTGCCTACACCACCGAATACTCCGATATCGAAtcag ATGCCCGGAGTGCCGTTGATGTATGTCAACTCCGGCAGTTACGCACCACCAACTATGGTATCTGGTGGGACCTTTGGACATCAGGTAGCACATAATGGTACATCCCCTGCGCCACCTGGTACTTACATGACTCCTGCGCTGGTTCCAAATCTTGTTTTTAGGCAAAACGTTCCT GTTGTCACTGGTGTTCGAGCTTCGACACCAGGTAGCTCTCAAAGAGCAAGCAGGTCACCTACTCCGGCGCACGAACTGTTCGGTGGTGGAAGTGGGGACAGAAACGCACAACCTCAACCACGCTACCCACTGCCAATGTATCAGGGTGTCCATATCGTGCAAG GAGATATGAGACTGATGCATCCAGGAGTATCTGCTAATCCTCGGTTACCATACGCACCGGTACCATCACCACCTGTTGTTCAAGGTTGCCCACGGCCATATCGACCACCCTCTTATTCATCGAACACCTCAGGCGGTGGTACGCCTACTTCGTTCGATGGAAGAAATCAAAAGATTCGAAAACAGAG GTCCAAGGTAGCAACTTTACCACCGATCAATGCACGGCCCAATATTTATCAGACTCCTTCCATGCCATCGCTCTCGTCCAATGTACCGAAGGATATCAGAGAAG gaACCGTAAAGGTGACAATCACCCGTCGAAACCAGTTGGTACAATATTAA